The nucleotide window ACTCCCactgaattttgaaatttcatACTTTgctgctattttttttttagacgGTAACTcgcagaaaaaaataaattaatcagcaaCCTTTGGTTCTAATACCACTGTTAGGTACCAGACAAATGACACAGCAAAATATAgagatgaaaaattaaaaatttgtataaaatatggaAACAATTGAATAACTTTCTTTGATAATTATAACTTCTCTCTATCACAAGGAGGCTACAATAACACTCTCTCTTGACAAAAGGAGAACACACTTCTCTCTACATATATAGgagaaaactactcaaagaaatattatattattctatctCGATGACCTGATTAAAATGAATTGAAGAAAAACTCAATTTATAGGTGAGTCTTTTCAATATGAACCATCCGTCAATTAGGGGTAtataattcttctctttttcaattaaaattctaaGGTTATAAACTAGGATTATTTattaccatttattttatttagttattatttatttatttatttattaaaattaactttactAATTTCACAATCTTCGTTTGACAAACTTGACCTAATtcattttaaattgaatttgatttagcATAACAGATTATTTATGCATTTGttgttcttttaaaaatattgacctcatatattttctttttaggaTGGACTAATTCCTTAAGTTTTTGTTTCTATGGATGTCATACTTGATTctgtttttagttatttttttatatcttgtgAGCATTACCAttcatttcaatttttcttctcttgtgAATCTCATTCTCATCTTAGTCAACTTGATTTATTTCAATTTAGTGCATCGTTTATCCTTTCATTGTTTTTACGAGAGTTCTTTAGTCAAAGATTCTTTCTTGAGAATTTGTTATTGATGAGTTGATTTCCTTTTAGCACGTCTTAATCTTCTTGAATTTTCTTGTGAGATGGTTATTTCAATTATACTCTCGGAGTTTTGTTTTGAacctttttaaaaaagttttgaattctctttgaagaaattttaaattaaatttttgttactCGTTCTatcttatctcatttacagtatAAACAAAATATGTGTAGATTTATCTTGTTTATAATGTAAACGAAATAAGATATGTTacgtatttttataattatttttcaaattatttattttaataaataaaatattttttatttatttaaaaaatccttTATTTATACATTGCTCTTTTGAACAATAAAATTAGTtggtgttttattttgtttttgtcttgATAGCATTGTCAAAGACTCAAAGGATAAAGATGCCCTAAAATATTGATTAATAGTAATGACATCTCTTTATTTGGATCTAGTTGTAAcacattttttcgaaaaaaaaaaatcaaatgttgAAATGAAAATAGGTTCTTCATTCATTTTAAGCTATGGTTAATTGGATCCTCTAACCTTTTTCGTCCTTTTGATTTTTACATTAACCGGAAAAAACTAAAGTAAATTACAAATGAGAGAAGATATAGTAATCTAAAGACTTATGAAAGCTTTTATTAGATGCTTTTTCAGTCTTTTGTGAGTTAAATAATTGTGTAAGATAGTGATCCCATGTTGAATTTGGTAACATGAACGAACCAGAcgaaaagaaataaaggagttGGGTTAATGGGGTTCCGAAATACGACACGTGCTATTTGTTTAGTTCTTATAATGTGACACTCCACCACACATACTTAAACGTTATTCCTTcttttgatattattattagaatttaactttttcttttgatattattattagaatttaatttttaacgtatttgtattttttttttaaattctcaatgagattcgaatttaagatttttaagtaaaagtaaaaaattatatcatttaaattataatttgttgataattttaatgtattgttaatataaagtaattttatatttgtatttaattatataattttacatttatcaatataatattatattcgATGGTTCTAAAATGTTTAGATCATTAAATGGTCCCataacaaaacatatttttaaaatttttttaacaattgctACATAGTcctttaactaattttaattataaattaacttcatatattttatttaattataaaaactattttttattttataaattattattttatcaatcatctattatatttattaacaataaaaaaataataacgaaTTATATCTTCCATTGATCGTAATAAAGCTTTTGGCCATTCCAATggattaaaagtttatatttgatCTGTGACGTTCGTCCCGGACTGCGAAATCGTATTTCCTtgaaaatcaatcgattggattacagtgtatcacaaaataatcgattgaaaattgcaaggaatCATGGTTTTCGCATGaatcaatcgattggtcatatgacccaatcgattgaacaaTGAATAAAAAGTGGATTTTTGTAATTCAGTCGATTGTTTATACtctccaatcgattgaatgcttgaaaacaaCCTGAGGTctcaaaattcaatcgattgtttttgttactcaatcgattgaatgcaCCAAAACAATATGGATTGACCAAATTCAATCAATTGGTTGTGTACGTGAAttccaattcaatcgattggtatgagaattcaatcgattggaaagcgatgtaaatgattttttttctgaattcaatcgattggtaatataatccaatcgattgaaattcgAAATGTGCTATCTATTAAACCAGAAAACCATGCGTATTCACACCCACTCTCTCCCCGTTTTGAAACGTAAGAACACAATTTCGGttcctctctcctctctctaaaatccaaaaagcttctcacttcttcttctccaatctcaCCAACATTCACTCCAAACTACATACATAATATAAACCGTCATCCAAATCCTTACCAAACCCACCAAACCAATATTCCCATAATGGCCAGAACTAAGAACGCCAAAAGAGCTAGGGTTGAGGGAGAAAGCTCTGCCTTCGCCAAACTAATTGCTTCATCCCATTACATGGCAAGGTGGCTACCGTCTCCGAGGACATTGAACAACTATGTGGAGAAGTTCGAGTCAAGGACAATTGTTCCTCCCAGGTATATAACAGCCGAGTTCATTCATAATAGACATTATAATTTGGTGTGGAATGCTTTGCAAACACAGCACTTAACTGATTTTGTACAAACTAAGGATGATTATTACCCGCACTTGGTTCGGGCTGTTTATAGTACTTTAAATTATGTTGTTcctgaacctgatgaagagggTGAGGTAATACCGCtgattgagtttgatttaggGTCACAGCATTATAGAGTTACTTAGGAACAATTAGTTGAACAATGAAATTTAGTAGAGGTATTGCGGCAGATGAGGAATGGGGTGACTATAATAGATTGGTTGGTTTGCAGAGTCTACAGTATGAGAATCCACATATGGATGCTAGAGGTAATATAAGTTACAGTAGGTTGGGTAATGAGCAGCGTATATTGATGTATTTGTTTTCATACATGTTGATTCCAAGAAAACATAACCATGGAATCTTGTTTAACGAAGATATTCTAGTGCTTTAGGCTATGGTGACTGGAAATGAGATAAGCTGGCCTTATTTTATGGTTCATCATATGCTTGaaatgaagaaaggaaaatCAAGTGTTGGTTTAGGATATGCTTACCATTGGACCAAGATTTTCACCTGGCTTGGAATTGACTTGGATGAAGAGAAAAGTGTCTCCTTGAGTAATGTTGCCAAGATTGATGACAGCACTCTAAGACATATGGGAAGAGATCTGGATGCCCAAAAACCTCAGATCCAAGGATAACCACAAGACCCTGAGGTGCAAGCACAATCACAGGAACCCCATCACCACCCCCTCCTTCGCCATCAATGTGAGATTTGATGGATGAATTGCGAAGCATGAGAGTATATATGGAGGAGCAATTTGTTGATATGAGGCAGCGTCAAGACAGGCAAACTGAAGCTATCAATCGTCAAGGAGAAGCAATTGATCTTCTATACACTAATCTAGGCATCACAAACCCAAGGGGCATCATTCCAAGGCCTGGACCATGAAGAATTTATGTCGAAGAATGAAGAGATTCTTTTAaatcaaggttgcgagaaccggaccggttAATAAACCGGTAAGGTAACTGGTTCACTAGTTTAATGATTCGACCGAAATTTAACCAGGGTTCaatcggtttaattaaatattaaataaaattattaaaaatttaatatataattttaaatatttaaatttcaataaaatttaacctaataaaatttaaaatttaaaatttcaatctataacctaataataaaaaataacaaacaattgAATTTGAAACATAGTAATAACCACTAACCATTGAATTTGcaaacataatcataatttaaattttgaacaaaCATCATCATAATTTGGACAAACAAacagaattacaaaaatattatgaaatcaaacaaacagattacaaaatcaaattgcagtaacaaattaacaacagaacaaaaacagaatcaaaaaaacttgattaattcattttattaacaaaattacaaGCTAAAAAGCAAAAGACAGTAGCAATCAACAGAAATTAAATGCAGAAGACAgcaatgaaaaacaacaattaaCCCAGACAAACAAGCAACAACCAACATGatcaaatccaaaaaaatagcaATTAACTCCCAAAAATGAAAACTGAAACAGGGTAGGGATCTGCTTACAAACTCAGAAATTCATAAACTCAAGCCAAGAAGAAATTAGTAAACTTAGAATCAGAAATCAGAAACCAAATAAAAGTAACAagcaaaattaaattgaagaccAGCGGTGAAGGAGGAATCCAAGTGACGGCGATGGAAGAGGGGAAGTGAACTCGGGCACAGAGGGGATTGAAGACAGGCTTGACGCGCAAGAGAGGGGGATCGATGATGAGGACGGACCGACGGAGACACGATTTCAGGGTGGCCAGCGACAACGAAGACAGAGAAAGGGCTCGACAGTAACACAGAGAGACGATGGCGAGGGGAAGACAAACGATGACAGCGACGACTATACCTTCACCTTCCACAGGCGACGATTCTTGATGCCACCATGGTCAGTTCCACCCGACGGCGACAGCACCCTCTATCCGTTCGGCGATGAGACCTAGCGACGCGAGGAGATGGGATCCAGAAGAAGAGGATCGGCGACGACGAGGCTGGACGCTGGCTGAAGAGACGAGTTCGTCGGCGACATCGGCGTTGGGCATTGGGCGGTGGCTCCTGCTGCTGTTGGctgggagagagaaagaaaagggggCTAGGGTTCTAgagtggagagagagagagaggggggatGGGTTTTGTGCAGTAcgtgagtgagagagagaaaatggaggagggtttatatatctttttttcatttttttaattgaaaatcgGAAAAAATCGTTCGGTTCAAACAGTTCACCGATTAATCGCCAGTTCGATCGGTTTTTTACCGGTTTTCTGTCAAACGGTTTTGCACCTTAATCGAACTGGCTAGATGACCGATTCCCAGTTAATCCAGTTGAACTAGCCGGTCCAGTTTGCATAACAATGTTTTAAACATGTATGAATGTGTCATTGTGTGTATGATATTGGGGTTGCTTGTGTTTGAGACTTATGTTTGGAAATTTAATGAATTTGACTTATTAAAATCATTGAATGAAGGATCTAAatttactatatttttttgttgacaTTCTAAATTGGGCAATAGATCAGTTAATTCATGCTAAGTTCTGCAACTTGTTGAATTGGGTTTGATATTTGAGGAAACCTTGAGGAATTTACTTCTTATGTTGCATTCATGTTATTGCCTTTCTTTTGtagtatcttttaaaaaaaagctTTTGGATTTTATcagttattttttgttaatgacTTTGCTGGATTGAATttagttatttatatttattaatggcccaatttttttatatttttagctTTTGgatattcttttttgtttgatggTGAAATTGAATCGAATCAATTCCTAATGTAAAGTGGTTACTGCAAATGTCTCAATTCTTGATATCAATTGAGATGCATTCAATCGATTTCATTagaaaaccaatcgattgaagaaTGCTTGCAATCAGGTATTTGTATGGATACAATCGATTGTTTTGGTTGTGCAATCGATTGAGTATACTCAATTgctaattcaatcgattgtgtttttaaaaaaatcgatTGAAGTACACTTAATTACtgtttcaatcgattggtttgttagtgcaatcgattgaattatccTCAATTAATGATTCAATTGATTGTATTGTTATTGTAATCGATTGAAGTACACTTAATTACTGTTTCATTCGATTGTTTTGTTAGTGCCTATCAACTAGTATTGAAactgtttttatttaattattaacgaTCCATctaatcttattattattattatttgagtatttatctaattaaaaataattatagataagatataatcatatgaattaataaaatttactttgttaaattgtaaataaaaatcaagataagattttattcttatttgattttaaccaaaagataagataacatagaaatttcattcttatttgatttaaataagatataattaattaatttgattatcttTTTTCGGTGTATATATATGTGCTCAAtccaactaattttttatacgttgataaattattttaagtAATTGCCTTTCAACCAAATCTACTCATACAGTATTCTTTTGTTGATAATAATCATGGATATTCCTTTTAATGAAGATATAGTCCCCAATGATGCATGTAATACATAGAATATGTCATTGGCTATAGACTGTGATCTTATCACAGTTGATCTTGGTGATCAAATTGGAACTACAATTCCTAGTGCTTATGAGTAATTTAATCTTTTATGTCTTTTTTTCTACAGGATGACCAAGTTATCAACGACGATGTTATTCAAAACAAGGATctaaataaaatacaagaatTGTCTAGTGGAAGAGGTCCTCCGTGGCATGGAGATAATTTAATTTGACAACCAGTAATTAGTATATATTATGTaatacaatttatatattataaaccTTTTTTACCactctttttgtatttttacatttatatgaaattatttaACCTAAAATGCTTGCAGTCAGTGAGAGTTATAAACATGGCTCGGGACAAAACAATTGATAAAATTCTTGAATCTGTAAGCCGCATTAAGACAATGATATCAAAACTTAGTCTGAACAATGATTTCGAGACTCCGACCAAGCTTTCTGTACAAAAGACACGTCCATTCTCAAATAGATTGAAGGCTAAGAGTTCAGAGATTgatattcatactactataatGAGGATGATCTTACTGTAGTGGACAAGATGTCTTTCACTCACGATGATCCATTCAACATCAAGATCAATATGGACAAACCAGTATCCTCAACTATAAGATCtgcaacaaaaaagaaaaatatatcaaaggtATATGCATGTGTAGTAAAATTCAATAACgcatattttttactaatatattCCTAACATGATAATAAGAAATTACcgaaccttttttttttcttagggTAAGACCATTATGGGAACACAGAAAAATTACCCTTCACTCCCCCAGGCAGAATTAGAAAGCCAAAGATTGAACCCGAATCATTCAATAAATCTAAGGCGTCTTATGCATTAAGCCAACCCACAAAAGACTATAGAAGACctgtttatttcttttccaaCGTAATTACCACTTAGACACCAATCTTAAATTATCTAGTTTCTTATGAGCACTGCTAATTATTTATCTAGTGATAAATTGCTAATACTTTTGTGTTAAAATTTGTAGTCAATGCAGTGTAAATTTATGCCAATTCCAACCATGCGTCTTTTGGAAGATCAGATAAAGGCCTGTGCATATGCATTTTCAGCCTTGCTAGATCTATTATAAGTTAATTTGATATTATCTGTGTTGTCGATGAATGAGGACCAATCtaatatattttggtttttaattgATACAGTGAAGAACTTATCGTAACAGATACAATCAGAACAACTAGATCAGACTTTGAACATTTCATACCTGACAGACCCATTACTAATAAGGTACACAAGTAATCTATTAGTTAATCTACGTTCGATTCTAGGCAGAATCTAGTAATATATTTGGATTGTAGTTCAGATTCTTGAATTAGCGGCATTGAGATGCACTGATGAACAATATGATGTAAGTTTCAAGACAACGTGACAACTTTCACCAAGATTTGTGGTATGTTATATTACCCCtaataagataaatttactGATTATAAGTTACAAATGTAAGGCTGATATAGAACATTGCTTTATCATGTACTAACAACTATATTGGTTTGCATTAATGAGTTAGGTGGATGTCTTCAGCAAGACagatttaaagaagaagatggaacactatatttataaatttatgcaACCTACTGCTGATTTAAAATTTGtaagaattatttttggatATTCATTGTTGGATATAGTTTTTCATCATTAGCATACATAACTCACGGAAAAATTTTATGGTCTAGATATATGTTCCTATTCAAGAGGGTGACCATTGGTATCTAATGGTAATCTCGGTTTGCAATCGAACAATCTATCACTTGGACACCCATTTTAATGATGATAGAATTCACTATCATGAATGTGTTATCAAGACACTAGTAAGGTcgtgaaaaaaatttagtaagcTTATTAGATCTTATttggtttttattatttaactagTTAAATGAAATCAGGCACACGTACTGGAGCAAGTCATCATGTCAAACTTTTACAAGAATGATGGCATTCAAGAGTATAATAAACAATTTCATGACTACAAAATTAATAGGCCAGAAGATATACATCAATGTTCCTCAAGCTTGAACTCTGCAACTTAGGTGATCAAGTGGATGGATATGACTTTTGAGTTCAATCCAAATGGTAACAATAAGGTGAGCATTCATAAAACAACTCTCTAATATTTAATTCCTATTTTTTTGtactaatttataataaataaattgtagCTTGAGGATCACGATATTCGCATGATAACCGCTGTGTATTTACTTCGAAGTCGAATCAACCATAAGAAGTCACGTATTATAGCGTCGGCCAATGAGTTTTGGAATATGCACAGTTCTTATGAAATGTAAAGATAATAGTAGTAATctagataaattataatactTTAGTTATTGCCTATTTATTTGTTATGTTTGGTGGATGTACTTCTTTAGAATTTTTCTCAATGACTTCTTAGATAGATAATGTATTGCTTCGTTGCTTTTATAATTTTGCTCTATTTCTATGCACTATAGAAAGATTTAGTTTAAAAAACTCATATTTTTATAATGAAGtaatatcatttatatttattattttagcaACAATGCCATACAAATATTATGTCttgtgaattatattttattttatataattaatttatgtaaaaaaattccagaaatgtgatttttttattgcaTTCTATTTTGTTCTTCTCATTCGTTCAAGATTTGACCTCTCTATTGAATATTGACTAGAAAAAAAAGACTATGCAATATATATCAAAGCATTTTAATAATCTGTTCATATATTACTAAGACATATATGAAGTATATATGTTACAAATATAACATCAATTCTTCCTAGACTAAAAATGGAGCCCCCTTTCCAATCCTCCGTTAGAGCGACAAGACATTTAGACTTATTATCTACAAATATTACAGTTTTCTCAAGAGCCACGCGATCCATTAATTTCTCATTGTAAAGCTATAAGAACGTTACTTTCAAGTTGTGCTCTGCATTCTGAGCCtccaatatataaattaaaatatagtgTTGGGGTCCTTAACATCATAGATTCTAGCAAGCTTCTCTTAAACTCATCCTTCATATTGCAAACAGAacaaaatattatcaataacaaTACAATTGGAACAATGATCAACTTATAAATCACTAACAAGTAACAAATTAGCAAAAgcacaacaaattaaaataattaacaattttgtttcaaaaacagcagaaacaGATAGAACAATAATCAACCTGAACTGAATCAATAAAATCAAGAAATACAACCAaattaattccaaaaattttgtaaatatgGTGCACCAATTCcaaatagaatcaaaaaataGAACCAAACTAAGTAAAAAATATAACCAAACTAATTCCAAAAATGTTCATGTGGTGCACCAATTCCACAAATTTTTCGTCTTTCACTTAAGCTGTACATATCCGCCTGCACCACAAGTAAACCCAAGAATTACATGAAATGGTTTCAAACAAATTATATGCAACAGaggttatgaaaaagtataaaataaatggaGCGAATCATATAATGGTGAATCTTTTACACCTTCTTTAGAATCTTAGGCCATCCTTGTTCAATTTCAGGAGCTTCTCATCAATCATATAATGGTGAACAGCTTCGTAAAATTCAGCCCCATTTTTAACTACTTTgaacaaaacaaaacagaaaCCGTCATCACATCATCAACATACATCCGAtccaaatttgaattttttaatgttaaaaaaataaaatacgcAGATGAAATGGATCATCATAACACCAATTGCAATTGACGAATGCAATTCCAAAATTGGTCGATAAATATAGTCTATTACAATCACTGTCAGTAGAAGTAATCATATTCAAGGCAGGGTCAAGAAAGGCACAATAATATTAGAAATGATCGATATAGTCTCTTAGAGTGATGTTCTTAGACATACCAACTGTCGATCGCCTGCTAAATCAAAAcagaacaaaaattttaaagttaaaaaactaatagaatcagaacaaaaaaaataagatcaaTAAGAAGACTAAATCAGACTTCAGAAAAATAGATTcagaacaaaaaaatacaacCAAAGACTTAGGCTCCATTGCAGAGGACGACAGAGGTGCAGGATGGTGAGACAGCGGCAGCGACGAACCAATGACCAGAGAGACTGGACAGATCAATGGCGAACAAGACAGTGGTGGTGGCTCCATGAGCCGGGCTAGACAGAAGTTACGCCGAAAACTCGAGGTGGAGACCGGAGACGTGAGAGCTGAGTGCGACGAGTGAGGGTGGACTGTGGATGCTCGACCTGAGAGGTGTGAGTGGATCTGTTTGAGACTAGGGTTCATTACCATTTCTTCAGCATGCAAAACGTATCATAAAGCTAGCCAATTTTGAAAACCTGCTGGGTAACAGTTTGGTTAGACCGACCGATTCTTGGCCAGTTCGGCGGTTCAACTCCGGGTTTTAAATTTTTCGGTTTTGCTGTTTGTCCAAACCATTTTTATTAACAATTCACGGTTCGACCGGTCAGTCCTGTCGGTTCGAACCAGTTTTCTTAAGATTGCTTTTATTTATCCAGCCCATTAAATGACGACGTTGGAGGAGCAGTTTAAATCGAAAAACCACTAAAAAACCGTCCGATTTTTTATTGGTTTACCAGTTAAACGGCGATTTGACCTTTTTTTATCCTTTCTGGCTAACCGatatttatttgataattatttCATCTAAAAAGTATAAGCACGACTATTGGAAGAATACATAAAATTTCATTAATATAGTGAAAAAATAAATGCAAATGTGGAACTGATTCTCTACCCAAAAGTATTAAGTTTATGGAGGTTGCTAATTATCACTATCTAACTCAGCCGTCGCTTCGGTATACATGTCGCCATCATCCGAATCATTAGCTTCATCTTCTATAACATTGTTGTCAATGTCCCTTTGCCAAGGACATGTTGTCTTCTTATGTCCTTCCATTTGACAAACACTACAACGTTGCCGCTTCTTCTTAGATGATTGTCCTGAGCCTCCAGTGGTTTGATGCACGTACGGATTGCTACTTTTAGCTACACCTGACTGAGGTTAATTAGTGCCTTCGTCTGCAACCTTGTAAGATGAGTATAATCCCATAATTATATCATGTGTCTCTTCATATCACTCTGGTACTTTAGCAGCAACAGCAGCCAATTGTTTAGAAAATTTCATCAAGGCACTTTGACGACTAATAACAACAAAATCCCTGGTGAACCCACTTGGATCATTGAGTGCTGATTTCACCTTTTTTGTCCATCTATCCAATACCAATGACGGGAGAATCTCACAAATGTCTCTTTCAACCAGAACTTTCACAATATGTTCGCAGGGAATTCCAAATGACTCCATCCTTAAACAGGTACACATGAAGATCATTTCATCTTGACGAAATTCAATGGTCCACATAAAATCGGGCCTCCTATGCTTACACACAATGTACTTTATGCAATCATCGTTATTCTCTATGTTTAGCACCCGCATTGATCCAGCTCTAGAGAGAAATGGCCGAAACAATAGAAATATCTCACGAGTATATAACTCAGCAACAAATCTCTCTAGCAGCTCTATACAAGTCTGCATAATGGGCACCCCACGTGTAGATTCATAATCAACTTTAAATTCTTTAAAGCGCAAGTGTGCAACACGCTTTTGAAAATGCTCTATAAAACTTGTCAAATCATACCGCGACCCCACATACCTTGCCACAATTGAGTGTAAACCTTCACATCTTGAGGTAGTTCTAAAGCCAGCAAAGAATTTTCCTCTTATATATGTAGTAGCCCACATATGCTTCTCTTCATACATGTTGTTCACCCACGGCTTATCCTCAAAGCCAAATTCTTTAATAAGCTGAACCCACTTACGCTTAAACACTGGAATCTCATAGTCTCCTAACATGATTTTTCTGAATTTAGATGTAAACGATGGATTTTCAACATTGCTAGTTGCATTTCGAAGAAGGTGCCAAGCGCATAATCTATGTCTGACTTCGGGAAATACATCTCTTACTGCATTCCTAATCGCCATGGCCCCATCAGTTATTATTGAAGTCGGGGTCTTACCCTTTATTGCAAACATGAGCTGATGCAGGAGCCAAATATATGTATCAGTAGTTTCATCCACAATTAACATAGCAGCAAAAATAATTGTTTGGTTGTGGTGGTTAACCCCGCTGAATATGACTAATGGATAACtatacttcttcttcttgtacGTAGCATCAAAAGCAATAACATCCCCAAAGAGTAGGTAGTCTAGTTGGCTAATCCCATTAGACCAGAACAAGTTATGCAACAAACCTTTTGAATCATGACATGCCTTGAAATATAATTGTGGATCCTTCAACCGCATATCCTCCAACTTCTTCAACACTCGTGCTGCATCACCAGGAATTTGACGCCTTTGCCGAGCAATCTCATTGTACATATCTCTGGGACCATAGCCAACAAATTCATACCCGTCTACTTGACTAACTAGAAGACCAAATATCTGTGAGGTGCTAATCCCGGACTTTAGCATGTTCATCATTTGCATAATATCTGTCTCTGATATTTTTCTGTGGGCAGGCAACATAGCACTGAATTGTGTATCCAATAGATCATGGTTGTGTTCGTTAGAGAAATAAAAGAGGTGCCATCTTCCAGTTTCTGGTACAAATTTAACATACATTCGTGCTTCACACCCAGTTCTTGTTTCCAATCTAGGCTCATTCTTCCTTTTTTCCATCGTGTAATATTTCTCCTCCCTGAATCCTTGCCTATGACATACAAACTTTTGTTTGTAAATCTCGCCAATACTATTCTTGAAGGTCTTACTCTTCCTTGCACTAAAGCCCTTCGACTTTGAGTACTTCAGATAAAAATCAAATGCAAGCTGCAAAGTAGAAAAGTGATATTTACCAATTTTCTCTGCACAATTTTCAGTGAAATTCAAAGTTGTAATATCTTGCACGGAGTCAACCGTAAAAGCAGCTTCAAGGA belongs to Arachis duranensis cultivar V14167 chromosome 8, aradu.V14167.gnm2.J7QH, whole genome shotgun sequence and includes:
- the LOC107460534 gene encoding protein FAR1-RELATED SEQUENCE 5-like encodes the protein MDEQNEFEQDFGDEFTEGAYFSESGQSEDILEAAFTVDSVQDITTLNFTENCAEKIGKYHFSTLQLAFDFYLKYSKSKGFSARKSKTFKNSIGEIYKQKFVCHRQGFREEKYYTMEKRKNEPRLETRTGCEARMYVKFVPETGRWHLFYFSNEHNHDLLDTQFSAMLPAHRKISETDIMQMMNMLKSGISTSQIFGLLVSQVDGYEFVGYGPRDMYNEIARQRRQIPGDAARVLKKLEDMRLKDPQLYFKACHDSKGLLHNLFWSNGISQLDYLLFGDVIAFDATYKKKKYSYPLVIFSGVNHHNQTIIFAAMLIVDETTDTYIWLLHQLMFAIKGKTPTSIITDGAMAIRNAVRDVFPEVRHRLCAWHLLRNATSNVENPSFTSKFRKIMLGDYEIPVFKRKWVQLIKEFGFEDKPWVNNMYEEKHMWATTYIRGKFFAGFRTTSRCEGLHSIVARYVGSRYDLTSFIEHFQKRVAHLRFKEFKVDYESTRGVPIMQTCIELLERFVAELYTREIFLLFRPFLSRAGSMRVLNIENNDDCIKYIVCKHRRPDFMWTIEFRQDEMIFMCTCLRMESFGIPCEHIVKVLVERDICEILPSLVLDRWTKKVKSALNDPSGFTRDFVVISRQSALMKFSKQLAAVAAKVPE